One Sebastes umbrosus isolate fSebUmb1 chromosome 6, fSebUmb1.pri, whole genome shotgun sequence DNA window includes the following coding sequences:
- the tnfrsf9a gene encoding tumor necrosis factor receptor superfamily member 9a: MAGILLPMVLSLLMQGCLCSVGETDRGCMKWTSKGEDVCCEACHPGHRVVTKCGRNPKELCTPCKNGTFLEDPKDSRCYPCTQCVGAQVYVKQCTTSTDTQCGCKEGFTCGNDRCTFCVKKCDKGQEPAEKRSCRTCPDGRFNDQIHQMCKPWSTKCPNPAQHIVANGDAFTDIKCADASPVPVIKPEKPDPTEPASPFALFAVISIVVLMAFGIGIIIIITKKVSQKRKDEEEGQKPTTKTLIIRPPTDDDDPRTLQAIECSFHEAQQEQGSSSESLDSKDSSDRLIA, translated from the exons ATGGCTGGGATCTTATTGCCGATGGTTCTCTCTCTGCTCATGCAGGGCTGTTTGTGCAGTGTTGGAGAGACTGACAGAGGCTGCATGAAATGGACATCAAAAGGAGAAGATGTTTGCTGTGAAGCCTGTCATCCTG GACACCGTGTGGTTACAAAATGTGGCCGAAACCCGAAAGAACTTTGTACTCCTTGTAAGAATGGTACATTTTTAGAGGACCCTAAAGATTCCAGGTGTTACCCGTGTACACAGTGTGTAG GTGCTCAAGTGTATGTGAAACAGTGCACAACCTCAACTGACACACAGTGTGGCTGTAAAGAAGGATTCACCTGTGGTAATGACCGCTGCACCTTCTGCGTTAAAAAGTGTGACAAAGGTCAAGAACCCGCAGAGAAAC GTTCATGCAGGACGTGTCCAGATGGACGCTTCAATGACCAGATTCACCAGATGTGTAAACCCTGGAGTACCAA GTGTCCCAATCCAGCTCAACATATTGTGGCCAATGGAGATGCATTTACTGACATTAAGTGTGCTGATGCCTCACCTGTCCCAGTGATCAAGCCAGAGAAACCTG ATCCCACAGAGCCGGCATCGCCATTCGCCTTATTTGCGGTCATCAGTATAGTAGTGCTGATGGCCTTTGGCAtcggcatcatcatcatcatcaccaagAAAGTCTCCCAGAAAAGAAAGGACGAAGAAGAAGGACAAAAGCcaaccacaaagacactgaTAATCAGACCCCCTACAG ATGATGATGATCCAAGGACTTTACAAGCAATTGAATGCAGCTTCCACGAGGCCCAGCAAGAGCAGGGCAGCAGCTCAGAGTCGCTTGACTCCAAGGACTCCTCAGACCGGCTCATTGCATGA